One Dysidea avara chromosome 8, odDysAvar1.4, whole genome shotgun sequence genomic window, TAAGTGCTACATAAGAGTGCTAGCATCTCTTATATAGCAAGCTGAATTTTTGTTTTATATGTATAAGTTAAAATGCCTAATAGCATCCATATAATGACCTTAATAAGTTACATTAGAACCTGAGGTGATGATTTACTTCTTTGTTAGTGTTCCACTAATTGCCAAGTATTTTTTATACTTGTTATAAGATTAAATGAATGGTGCTTATTAGTTGTATGAACGAAAAGAACGAGCTCTTCTCACTGAAAAGGAGAGAAGTCACTGGGGTTCGATAGATTTTTGGTATATGACAGAGGAGGAGACTGATGATGAGGGAGAAACTGTAATTCGCCATCCTCTACAATGGTGTTCAAATGGTATATagtaatttttttattcataatgTATGATTTGTCAACACAGCTCTACAGTCACTGAAAGCACTGCTGGACAGCCGGTTAAAAACTGCCGATTATGTTAGTGGCAAGTTCATGGCTAAACCAAGAATTAATGGAGCACCCTCTTCCTTACCACCTGTGCCTGGTGCTTCATCATGGGCCATAAAGAGGGGTTGCCAGACAACCCCAACATCTTCCAAGACTACTCGGGTGAGAATTGGGCATTAAATTTTGTATGTTTAGATCTGCATGTCAGCAGCAACCTATCAGGAGAGCCTTGCCAAATTCAAGGAATGTGGCAAATACATCATCCCCTATAAGTGTACCCACAACTATGAGGTAATTGTACCCTGAATAAACTTATATAAATGAGCATTGCTTAAAGATCCAACGAACAGTACCCTAGTGCAAGCGGTACTCCTTCCCAAAGAAGTACCCATTCTGCTAACCAGGACAAGTAAGCCACATTAGTTTTAATGTGTTTTGTGTTATCACTCTTTACAGTGCTTGTGATATTCCAACTTTGAGTCAAGAGTATGGTAGTCTCCAGTCTGATTCTGAAGAAGAGGAAGAATGGGAGCACCTTCTAAACTGTTAACTTATGACTGCTGACATAAATCTTTAGGATTAAACTTCAAGCTAGCTGCAATGAATCATTTCTAAAAAAAATGTTTGCACACTTTTCCTTTCGTTGAGATTCTTAAAAATCTTCATTTTGTGTGCTTCTTGGCTACAGCTACAAATGTAAAGTTGCATTTTTAGGTTGTTCTGTACTAGAATGTGATCTTTCTGTTAATGCCTCTAAGTTGACACTATGAAATAGTGAGTGAAGACACCTCAAATGGCGGCTGATAAATGGTGAGCATTATTTACATGTGTATTAACCAGTCAATAAATGTATTCTATCTGTTAATACCTAGTCAAGTTGATGACACTTTGAAGTACTTCCAGATGGGACCTCAACAGTTGGCTGACAAATGGTGAGAATTATTTACATTTGTATTAACCATTCAATAAATGTATTCTATCTTTTAATACCTAGTCAAGTTGATGACACTTTGAAGTACTTCCAGATGGGACCTCAACAGGTGGCTGACAAATGGTGAGAATTATTTACATTTGTATTAACCATTCAATAAATGTATTCTATCTTTTAATACCTAGTCAAGTTGATGACACTTTGAAGTACTTCCAGATAGGACCTCAACAGGCGGCTGGCAAATGGTGAGAATTATTTACATTTGTATTAACCAGTCAATAAATGTATTCTATCTTTTAATACCTAGTCAAGTTGATGACACTTTGAAGTACTTCCAGATGGGACCTCAACAGGTGGCTGACAAATGGTGAGAATTATTTACATTTGTATTAACCAGTCAATAAATGTATTCTTTCTGTTAATACCTAGTCAAGTTGATGACACTTTGAAGTACTTCCAGATAGGACCTCAACAGGTGGCTGACAAATGGTGAGAATTATTTACATTTGTATTAACCATACAATAAATGTATTCTATCTGTTAATACCTAGTCAAGTTGATGACACTTTGAAGTACTTCCAGATGGTACCTCAACAGGCGGCTGACAAATGGTGAGCATTATTTACATTTGTATTAACCAGTCAATAAATGTATTCTGTCTGTTAATACCTAGTCAAGTTGATGACACTTTTGAAGTACATGTACTTCCAGATGGGAGGTCTACAAGTGACTGACAAATTGTGAGAATTATTTACATTTGTATTAACCAGTCAATAAATGTGTTCTATCAATACCTAGTCAAGTTGATGACACTTTGAAGTACTTCCAGATGGGACCTCAACAGGCGGCTAACAAATGGTGAGCACCAGGAACAGGTGGCTGACAAATGGTGAGCATTATTTACATTTGTATTAACCAGTCAATAAATGTATTCTATCTGTTAATACCTAGTCAAGTTGATTACACTTTGAAGTACTTCCAGATGGTACATCAACAAGTGACTGACAAATTGTGAACATTTGTATTAACCTGTCAATAAATGTATTCTATCTGTTAATACCTATAGTCAAGTTGATGACACTTTGAAGTACTTCCAGATGGGACCTCAACAGGTGGCTGACAAATGGTGAGCACCAGGAACAGGCGGCTGACAAATGGTGAGCATTATTTACATTTGTATGAACCAGTCAATAAATGTATTCTATCTGTTAATACCTAGTCAAGTTGACACTATGAAGTATTTCCAGATGGGATCTCAACAGGCGGCTGACAAATGGTGAGCTTTATTTACATTTGTGTTAACCAGTCAATAGATGTATTCTATCTGTTCCTAGTACTGACGGATAGGACCTCAACAGGTGGCTGACAAGATTCTACAGTCAAGTTGACAAATGATATACTGTCTAGCCAGCTATTAATCCGTTTCACACTgtattaaaattaattaattttgtaaaacTAGGATTTCGTTCATCCGCCATACAGGATAGGGATATAAGGGGCAGGGCCAACAGCAGGCGAGAGCACAGACCGTCGCGATATGACGGAGAGTATCGGACGCAGTTACGGATCAGAGCGAACGTAGAATGATGAGCAAAAGGCCAGTGAAACGCTACACCCCGTTGTTAATTAGTCCCACGACGGCGCAAACGGTCACAACACGAATCGAATGCACGGTTTCCGCGTATGTGCCCGTTTCAATGGAGTTGACGGCGAGTCACAGTCGCGCAAACGGTAGCGTTTACCTGACGCTGTTTTCCTGTGAATTTGTTTAGAACAAAACGAGCAGCCCGATGCtggatcatttcaagtttgtatATACTTGTGTTGTGGTAGGGATCCCAGGTAGCAGtagttgtttgtatagatgGTCTTTAATTTCTATTGGTGCAGTGTGCAAGGTCCTTTTTAGGAAGCCAAGAAGTTGGTTAGCCTTGCTGAAAATATAGTTGATATGGGGGTTCCAGGATAATCTGTGATGAAGACGGATACCTATGTTTCGATACTGTATTGAGCGGGATGttggacattttgtatgtaaagCTGCTTTTGTTGTGATGTAATGTTATTTGTAAAATGTTACATTTAGGAATATTGAACTCCATCAGCCAGTCGCTTGCCCATTTGGTTAAAGAATTTAGATCATTCTGCAGAATGTGATGGTCATTTGGTGTTGCTATAACTTTGTAGAGTGATACATCATCTgcaaaaaaactattagttttcacgcctactaggcaaaccgcttagagcaatgagctgaaaatcggtgtgtagctggaataatcatcatagaaagtccttgcagtagtacagaagaatcggattacaaaccactgagtcatgattcgaaagccaactatgtgttgcaaatgcgagatcgagatactctaatagaacagtcaccctaatagagcattcggttacgtttataacttactccatcaaagaattatattacattgtaagttattctgtagggaattcagctacaaccagttaatctgatagacaattcagctacaggcaagtcaccttgtagagagttcacctagaaacaaatcaccctgtagagagatcagctagaagaagtcaccttgtagagagttcagttacaaataaatcaccttgtagagaattcagctacaaacaaactgccctgtagaaagatcagctagaagaagttaccttgtagagagttcagttacaaataaaccatcatgtagagagttcagctgcaaagaaatcaccctgtagaacgtttaaatcactctgcagagagttcggctgcaaacagttcactctgtagagagatcagctagaagaggttaccttgtagagtgttcagttacaaagaaaccatcatgtagagaggtcagctgcaaaaaaatcactctgtagagagatcatctacaaaaagatcaccatgtaaagaattcagctagaagaagtaaccttgtagagagttcagctacaaagaaaccactatgtgcagagttcagctgcaaacaaatcatcctgtagagaaatcagctacaaacaaattgctgtgtagaaagatcagctagaagaagttaccttgtagagagttcagctacaaagaaaccactatgtacagagttcagctgcaaacaaatcatcctgtagagaaatcagctacaaacaaattgctgtgtagaaagatcagctagaagaagttaccttgtagagagttcaactacaaagaaactatcatgtagagagatcagctacaaactattcaccctgtagagagtttagcaagacgaagtcaccttgtagagagttcatctacaaagaatccatcatgtagagagttcagctgcaaacaaatcaccctgtagagagtttcagctacgaaaagattactctgtagagagttcagctagaagaagtcaccttgtagagagctcagctacaaagaaaccaccatgtagagagttcagctgcaaacaaatcatcctgtagagaaatcagctacaaacaaattgctgtgtagaaagatcagctagaagaagttaccttgtagagagttcaactacaaagaaactatcatgtagagagatcagctacaaacaattcaccctgtagagagttcagcaagaagaagtcaccttgtagagagttcagctacaaagaatccatcatgtagagagttcagctgcaaacaaatcaccctgtagagagttcagctagaagaagtcaccttgtagagagctcagctacaagaaatcaccatgtagagagttcagttgcaaccaaattaccttgtggagaattcagctacaaacaaatcgccctgtagaaagatcagctaggagaagttactttttagagaattcagctacaaagaaatcatcatgtagagagttcagctacaaacaagtcactctgtatagagatcagctagaagaagttaccttgtagagagttcaactacaaacaattcatcctatacagagatcagtttgaagaagttctttgtagagagttcagttacaaacaaatcaccctgtagaaagatcagctagaagaagtcaccttgtagagagttcagttacaaagaaaccaccatgtagagagttcagctacaatcaaatcactctgtagagagaagatcagctagaagaggtcacttgtagagagctcagctacaaacaaatcactctgtagagagatcagctagaagaggtcacttgtagagagctcagctacaaacaattcaccctgtgcagagatcagctaaagaagttaccttgcagagagttcagctgcaaagaaaccatcatgtagagagttcaactataaacaaatcaccttgtagaaagatcagctaaaagaagtcaccttgtagagagttcagttacaaagaaaccaccatgtagagagttcagctacaatcaaatcactctgtagagagaagatcagctagaagaggtcacttgtagagagctcagctacaaacaaatcactctgtagagagatcagctagaagaggtcacttgtagagagctcagctacaaacaattcaccctgtgcagagatcagctaaagaagttaccttgcagagagttcagctgcaaagaaaccatcatgtagagagttcaactataaacaaatcaccttgtagaaagatcagctaaaagaagtcaccttgtagagagttcagttacaaagaaaccaccatgtagagagttcagctacaaactagtgactctgtagaaacatcagctagaagaagttactttgtagagagttcagctacaaagaaaccatcatgtagagagttcaactacaaacaagtgaccctgtagagacatcagctagaagaagttaccttgtagagagttcagctgcaaagaatccatcatggagaaagttcagctacagtacaaacaaatcctgtagaaatatcagctagaagaagccaccttgtagagagttcagttgtaaagaaaccaccatgtagagagttcagctgaccctgtagagacatcaactagaagaagttactttgtagagagttcagctacaaagaaaccataatgtagagagttcaactacaaacaagtgaccctgtagagacatcagctagaagaagccaccttgtagagagttcagttgcaaagaaaccaccatgtagagagttcagctgcaaagaaaccatcatgtagagagttcagctacaaacaaatcaccctgtagaaatatcagctacaagaagtcactttgtagagtgttcagttataaagaaaccaccatgtagagtgttctgtaataaatatatgtattatgtatatatgtaatttatacatttactgataaaatatttaaagtatttaacacctgcttcatcttttcttcttcctgtggtaaagatagaaaatccccaaagccggcctatggccggctttggggtatataaacacaaaaagaagtgaaatctaatcaaaaaacagctaagctgtaaaaaaaggtgtggccccaaaaaggccatggtgaaaaaagatgtgaaatccaaggtggcagccaagaaatggctgtgatggtaggttaatggtaaaaattttaataacgacaattcaggcgaattttGTGCTAAGACcatattcacctgaattgttgttattaaaatttttaccattaacctaccatcacagccatttcttggccgccaccttggatttcacatcttttttcaccatggcctttttggggccgcaccttttttacagcttagctgtttttgattagatttgacatttacatgagatgtCCTAAGATTTCCTAAGtaaaggacacatggcatgcagtgaaaTTTCttacactattcagaaatttcacATTTACATAAatttccttattcaaggacCCATGgtatgcagtgacatttcctacactattcagaaatttgacatttacataaatttccttattcaaggacacatggcatgcagtgcactattcagaaatttgacatttacatgagatttcctaagtcaaggacacatggcatgcagtgagatATCCTACACTATTCttaaatttgacatttacatgagatttcgaattccttattcaaggacacatgggatgcagtgagatttcctattatactattcagaaatttcaaatttacatgagatttcttAAGTCAATGAAACATAGCATGTAGTGACATTTTAGTCTGAGATTGTCACTCCAGCTGCTGTCATACTTGACTACTGTATCACTTTATTGATTAGGATAAGGTCTCTGTGTAACCTGTGTATTTGGAAATgcaatatatacagtacattatagaGGCCAAGAACACGtcatgtaaatttcaagaaATATCATATTTTACTGGACATTTCCTACATTAACAGGAAATGTgataacccaaacccacaatgaaataatACCTTGGTAatataggtttcttatacattttgcaaactctattaaagtaggtaAGCTAGCTAGTTCTAATGCACTAATGCTGTCTGTTTCTTGCCATTTAGGAAATGTCCATAAATGTCATGAAATGTCATGTGTCCTGAACTGGTTGAGAGGATAATGCACATTGGTACCATACTGTCCCCCATCTATACTGTGTTTAGGAAACGTGTTGACACATGACATTTCCTAGACAGGAAATTTGCATTTTGACAATACCTATCCTGAATGcaggaaatgtcaagaaatTTATGGAAATTTGATATTTCCTGTGTTTCAGAAATGTCAGTAAATTTCATCTATCCTGCATTAGGAAATGTCAAGAAATACCATCAATCCTGCTATTAGGAAATGTCATGGAAATTGTGCCCTATACTACttcaggaaatgtcaaggaaatgtaCAAATTTCATGAACACCTGAAATGTACAGAAATACATTTACTGGGGATTTCCGAATACCTGAAATGCAGCTTTTCTTCctgtaatattacataatattaaacTCATAACAAGTAActgtattacttaggtaacgcgttacatttgtaagtaaggTAATTTgactgtttttatagcgtatttcattttATTACTTAGTTACTGCAAAAGtattaattattatgtaacgcattacataagtaacgtgttacccccaacactgccaATGGTTATCAGAAATTAactacacataattatattttcaaGTGACAGTTTTACTTTCTTGACTATGATGTAGCTATAGGCTGTATAGAAAGTAACAATAACCACTGAATAGCAAGCAAGATTGAAGAAAATTACCATGTAAAAATTTTTCATGATAaacattttcatgtaaaaatttttcgtatgatttacgtaaatgactgctcaattattaaagtagttcgatcttgtataaaaatttttgtgcaagaaagtttcatacaaattttgcatgcaaaaattattttacaacgaaaaaaagcaaattacggtaattCAACAAACACTTTCTAGCACCCAGGTTAGGAAATTGTGATCACAAAGAATGTCTATATAAACTGAAGTTATACCTTCTATAACTTCAGTTATGACATTattgtacactgtaaaaaaaacaCATTTATGGGACTAATTAAGAAAACaaatgtgtatatactgtaactGGCATAAGAAACATCATTAAAACACACAACCATATTCTGTATTTTGTTTGGAACAAAATATGTGCAATGGTTGATGAGATAATCACCTGTTGTTAAAGGAAtgtagaaaaaaaattaatgacagatggcttttcagctAATTAGATAGATTAATATACATACGTAATTTACGTATGCATGTGTGCTTGTGTTTGtactattacaataatatcTATGTATGCATATTGCTTGAACAGTAAAAGTGTATAGTGTCTATTCAAGATCTTTATTGTGCAACCTCTTGTggaatttcaaaatatttaacCCAGCTACAATCCAGGCTTACATCTTCTGAGTTCATTTGAATTTTCCTAATTATTTCATTGTCTTCCAAACATGTGTTTCCTTCTTCAATCACTTTAGAAATCTTAGCTTTTAGCTCTTCAGTGAGATTAGACCATTTATCTAGAGAGGaaaatgtgtgtgtaatgtTATCTTGGAAAGCCTCTTTAAGAAGTTGTGATATGCTCTTATTTTCATTGTTTTGATTAGATGTACTCATAACAATTGTTAGTTTTTGAAGGTTTTTGGTAAGATCATCTATAGTTTTTTGAAGAGTATCTATATAGCGTTCTAAAGCACTATCCATGTATTCACGTGTTAACACTTTGTAGGTATCTTCTATTACAATCTTTCTTTTATCTTGCAATATTTGATCAACACTCTTTTTTAAATTCTCATGTACCTTATATGCATGTTCTTTAATGCAGAAGCCCTCTTTAGGATGAAGTGTTTGTACGCTTCCATCATCGCTATCATATATTTGAAGCAAATGTTCATCTTGAGGAGGTAAAACAGCAATAATAGAATGTTTCCCTGCTTCAACAGGACTCAGATATTTATTTGCACTGTGTTTGCTACTTTTGATACCACTACCAACGCCATCTGGATGTGATGAAACTTTACTATCACCATCGTTTTTAGGAGACATCAAATTCATTGGTTGAAAAGTTACATCGTTACCACAATTGAAGCTTTCTGGATCATATTCCATTAAATGGAATTCTGGTACATGTACTTCGAATTTAGTGCCAAATTCAAATTTGAACTTTAAAGTTGGTTTACGAGTTATAACTTTATTTTTGTCATATAAAATTGTAACAGTACTAACAAAGATACTCTTTTCCAACAGATGACTGACATATCCCTGAATTCCCATTACTGAATTAATTAAGATTTTTGAACTGCAGGTTGGAATATGTGGAGGCACTGCAGTGGATCTTTTCCAATCAAAGCAAGGATTTTCACCATCCTGACACCAACCACAAGGAGGCTCTGTAATTAGCAAGTGAAATTCAACACCCTCCTTTAACTTAAACCTTTCATGTGGAAGATGAGTAAATATGGAATCCTTGCCACTTAAGCATTTGAGCATTTCCATTTGAAAAAATACTGGTGCTGTATCATAGCAAAGACTTTCTGCATGCATACTGCAGGGGGTCTGGTAACATTTTTTTTTACTATTCCAGTGAGTTCCTGTACAAATGGTAGCAACAAAAGCCCTTTTATCTTTGTCACATATTAATGCTGCAACACATTTGTGAAATACTGGGGGTTTAGATTTCCTCTGAAAAGAAAGAACATTTCCTACTTCATTGATATAGGCATTTTTCATCGTTGTAATAtatctgtaaaataaaacaCAAATATGAAAGGAATTGACTTTTTTTTTACCCCAGGCTAGATGGTTTGCCCTttccaccacccccagcaccagttGGCATGTGCTACTTTCACAGGTAAAAATATCATATCAGGGCAGAGGAAATGGTCCGGTTGGTCAGACCCAAGCCGGACTAATAGAATGGATGACCATATTTACAAACATATTTTATAGATGTTGTTGAAAATGCATATTATGAGTATAGTTTCTCAGCATAATTAACTAAAGCACAaaactacatgtatatagtacTGTGTTTACAATTACCTTACAGcacaatatgtgacctaattttagaaaaccgtcaatatccgcacaattttcaaaatgcattttatttgttctttgttttctacagggacagaggaatggactagccaagtttcagctttctaagttaagcagcgttggaaatacagcactagacagccggacgagcaaataatttgatatgtacagaagctataaagaaaagaatctacaggtgtttccataaaccatcataacttactgatacaatgacgTACGGAATTGCATCTTGACTCAtagtgttcgccatgaatttgtgcatccaccaaggtatagttttttctccaggcatgcttctttgtttgagaaggaaggaaaattcactgaaaaacgattgtCAGTAAATGCTTTCATcactgcaacgtaaacaaacatctgtaactttggaatattttcatgtatggagatgaaacaacgatttttgtactccctatggacagacgaacacaatgatgcccaggatttattcATTGGCGGCTTTATTCGACCACCAGCAAGGCGATGAAAACTTacatttttttttctggagcttgcattttttacccatagtttttaaatacgttttattacaaaagtactgttgtgcgtatatcgacggttttccaaaattcggtcacatatagtattcTCACTGGTTTGAACACTAAGAAAATATCTCATCCAAAACAACTTATAGGTGTAAAAAAGTCtgtgtccaagtaaag contains:
- the LOC136264043 gene encoding uncharacterized protein; translation: MAADKCQVDDTLKYFQMGPQQLADKCQVDDTLKYFQMGPQQVADKCQVDDTLKYFQIGPQQAAGKCQVDDTLKYFQMGPQQVADKCQVDDTLKYFQIGPQQVADKCQVDDTLKYFQMVPQQAADKCQVDDTFEVHVLPDGRSTSD
- the LOC136264309 gene encoding uncharacterized protein isoform X2, whose amino-acid sequence is MNLALLGTVSAVHRQQKNTDLVKKWNEKECSHVRVTRVNGKIAEGNCGLQITFLVKKLEGSIEHESEVYSCFPTKVPENSDEGKLITFSTETFMKKIMDLLKTDQLKTDQSAHDMDHLLKLTHSQVPQTHISDSGGVSDNNSTANMTSIHPHGEQISVYSTHIKDKIKEYITTMKNAYINEVGNVLSFQRKSKPPVFHKCVAALICDKDKRAFVATICTGTHWNSKKKCYQTPCSMHAESLCYDTAPVFFQMEMLKCLSGKDSIFTHLPHERFKLKEGVEFHLLITEPPCGWCQDGENPCFDWKRSTAVPPHIPTCSSKILINSVMGIQGYVSHLLEKSIFVSTVTILYDKNKVITRKPTLKFKFEFGTKFEVHVPEFHLMEYDPESFNCGNDVTFQPMNLMSPKNDGDSKVSSHPDGVGSGIKSSKHSANKYLSPVEAGKHSIIAVLPPQDEHLLQIYDSDDGSVQTLHPKEGFCIKEHAYKVHENLKKSVDQILQDKRKIVIEDTYKVLTREYMDSALERYIDTLQKTIDDLTKNLQKLTIVMSTSNQNNENKSISQLLKEAFQDNITHTFSSLDKWSNLTEELKAKISKVIEEGNTCLEDNEIIRKIQMNSEDVSLDCSWVKYFEIPQEVAQ
- the LOC136264309 gene encoding uncharacterized protein isoform X1, translated to MNLALLGTVSAVHRQQKNTDLVKKWNEKECSHVRVTRVNGKIAEGNCGLQITFLVKKLEGSIEHESEVYSCFPTKVPENSDEGKLITFSTESEECHLVMNSETCAIAFMKKIMDLLKTDQLKTDQSAHDMDHLLKLTHSQVPQTHISDSGGVSDNNSTANMTSIHPHGEQISVYSTHIKDKIKEYITTMKNAYINEVGNVLSFQRKSKPPVFHKCVAALICDKDKRAFVATICTGTHWNSKKKCYQTPCSMHAESLCYDTAPVFFQMEMLKCLSGKDSIFTHLPHERFKLKEGVEFHLLITEPPCGWCQDGENPCFDWKRSTAVPPHIPTCSSKILINSVMGIQGYVSHLLEKSIFVSTVTILYDKNKVITRKPTLKFKFEFGTKFEVHVPEFHLMEYDPESFNCGNDVTFQPMNLMSPKNDGDSKVSSHPDGVGSGIKSSKHSANKYLSPVEAGKHSIIAVLPPQDEHLLQIYDSDDGSVQTLHPKEGFCIKEHAYKVHENLKKSVDQILQDKRKIVIEDTYKVLTREYMDSALERYIDTLQKTIDDLTKNLQKLTIVMSTSNQNNENKSISQLLKEAFQDNITHTFSSLDKWSNLTEELKAKISKVIEEGNTCLEDNEIIRKIQMNSEDVSLDCSWVKYFEIPQEVAQ
- the LOC136264309 gene encoding uncharacterized protein isoform X3, which codes for MNSETCAIAFMKKIMDLLKTDQLKTDQSAHDMDHLLKLTHSQVPQTHISDSGGVSDNNSTANMTSIHPHGEQISVYSTHIKDKIKEYITTMKNAYINEVGNVLSFQRKSKPPVFHKCVAALICDKDKRAFVATICTGTHWNSKKKCYQTPCSMHAESLCYDTAPVFFQMEMLKCLSGKDSIFTHLPHERFKLKEGVEFHLLITEPPCGWCQDGENPCFDWKRSTAVPPHIPTCSSKILINSVMGIQGYVSHLLEKSIFVSTVTILYDKNKVITRKPTLKFKFEFGTKFEVHVPEFHLMEYDPESFNCGNDVTFQPMNLMSPKNDGDSKVSSHPDGVGSGIKSSKHSANKYLSPVEAGKHSIIAVLPPQDEHLLQIYDSDDGSVQTLHPKEGFCIKEHAYKVHENLKKSVDQILQDKRKIVIEDTYKVLTREYMDSALERYIDTLQKTIDDLTKNLQKLTIVMSTSNQNNENKSISQLLKEAFQDNITHTFSSLDKWSNLTEELKAKISKVIEEGNTCLEDNEIIRKIQMNSEDVSLDCSWVKYFEIPQEVAQ
- the LOC136264309 gene encoding uncharacterized protein isoform X4 → MKKIMDLLKTDQLKTDQSAHDMDHLLKLTHSQVPQTHISDSGGVSDNNSTANMTSIHPHGEQISVYSTHIKDKIKEYITTMKNAYINEVGNVLSFQRKSKPPVFHKCVAALICDKDKRAFVATICTGTHWNSKKKCYQTPCSMHAESLCYDTAPVFFQMEMLKCLSGKDSIFTHLPHERFKLKEGVEFHLLITEPPCGWCQDGENPCFDWKRSTAVPPHIPTCSSKILINSVMGIQGYVSHLLEKSIFVSTVTILYDKNKVITRKPTLKFKFEFGTKFEVHVPEFHLMEYDPESFNCGNDVTFQPMNLMSPKNDGDSKVSSHPDGVGSGIKSSKHSANKYLSPVEAGKHSIIAVLPPQDEHLLQIYDSDDGSVQTLHPKEGFCIKEHAYKVHENLKKSVDQILQDKRKIVIEDTYKVLTREYMDSALERYIDTLQKTIDDLTKNLQKLTIVMSTSNQNNENKSISQLLKEAFQDNITHTFSSLDKWSNLTEELKAKISKVIEEGNTCLEDNEIIRKIQMNSEDVSLDCSWVKYFEIPQEVAQ